The following are encoded together in the Raineyella sp. LH-20 genome:
- a CDS encoding methylated-DNA--[protein]-cysteine S-methyltransferase: MSTTRSLEATTLATPFGAFTAFWTPDDEVLRACGFGEFGDVAPVLPRSARRLRIRPNDGDSAVRRAVGDVLDGDLTAFASLRVNQPGTPFRQSCWSSLRASAAGERMTYRELAERAGRPRSVRGATRACLLNRLAWVVPCHRVVRSAAGLGDYRYGAAIKASLLDWESDHR; encoded by the coding sequence ATGTCCACCACCAGGAGCCTGGAGGCGACCACCCTGGCCACCCCGTTCGGGGCGTTCACGGCCTTCTGGACCCCGGATGACGAGGTGCTGCGGGCCTGCGGCTTCGGCGAGTTCGGCGACGTCGCACCGGTGCTCCCCCGCAGCGCCCGACGCCTGCGGATCCGGCCCAACGACGGCGACAGCGCCGTCCGACGCGCGGTGGGCGACGTCCTCGACGGCGATCTCACCGCCTTCGCCTCGCTGCGGGTCAACCAGCCTGGCACCCCGTTCCGGCAGAGTTGTTGGTCCTCCTTACGCGCCAGCGCCGCCGGCGAGCGGATGACCTACCGCGAGCTCGCGGAACGGGCCGGGCGCCCCCGGTCGGTCCGCGGCGCGACCCGGGCCTGCCTGCTCAACCGGCTGGCCTGGGTGGTGCCGTGCCACCGGGTGGTCCGCTCGGCCGCCGGGTTGGGCGACTACCGGTACGGAGCGGCGATCAAGGCGTCCCTGCTGGACTGGGAGTCCGACCACCGCTGA
- a CDS encoding LysR family transcriptional regulator ArgP, which produces MNFEQLRALLAVVDEGTFEAAADELRVSPSAISQRIKALEASVGHVVVRRTVPCTATEAGAVVLRMARQVALLEIETREALGADDPGLEGPGQAVPGRAMLPLAVNADSLATWFRPVLREAADWRDTILRLQLEDEEHTSDLLRGGDVVGAVTAAPRVVAGCRTEKLGVIRYQPVASPDLLERHTRLRGGRRIVEWSRMPVLRYGPKDDLQNKFLRARGVEQLPVAHQIPSSEAYLEAARAGLGWGLVPEVQMRWALDDGSLRIVVPDSERDVPLYWQVWKLGSSRLERLTAAVHRAAASLGPAGSASAGATAGSPG; this is translated from the coding sequence ATGAACTTCGAGCAACTCAGGGCCCTGTTGGCGGTGGTCGACGAGGGCACGTTCGAGGCGGCCGCAGACGAGTTGCGCGTCTCGCCGTCGGCGATCAGCCAACGGATCAAGGCGTTGGAGGCCTCGGTCGGCCACGTCGTCGTGCGGCGTACGGTGCCCTGCACGGCCACCGAGGCGGGCGCGGTGGTGCTCCGGATGGCGCGCCAGGTCGCCCTGCTGGAGATCGAGACGCGGGAGGCACTGGGAGCCGACGATCCGGGTCTGGAGGGCCCGGGACAGGCGGTCCCCGGTCGGGCGATGCTGCCGTTGGCGGTCAACGCCGACTCGCTGGCCACCTGGTTCCGGCCGGTGCTGCGGGAGGCCGCCGACTGGCGCGACACCATCCTGCGGCTGCAGTTGGAGGACGAGGAACACACCAGCGATCTGCTCCGTGGTGGGGACGTGGTCGGAGCGGTCACCGCCGCGCCGCGGGTGGTCGCCGGATGTCGTACGGAGAAGCTCGGCGTGATCCGCTACCAGCCGGTCGCCTCGCCCGATCTGCTGGAGCGGCACACCCGGCTGCGCGGCGGACGGCGGATCGTCGAGTGGAGCCGGATGCCGGTGCTGCGCTACGGGCCCAAGGACGACCTGCAGAACAAGTTCCTTCGCGCCCGGGGCGTCGAGCAGCTGCCGGTCGCCCACCAGATCCCGTCCTCGGAGGCCTATCTGGAAGCCGCCCGCGCCGGGCTCGGTTGGGGCCTCGTCCCCGAGGTCCAGATGCGGTGGGCGCTCGACGACGGGTCACTGCGGATCGTGGTGCCGGACAGCGAACGCGACGTGCCGCTCTACTGGCAGGTCTGGAAGCTCGGCTCCTCGCGGCTGGAGCGGCTCACCGCGGCGGTACACCGGGCTGCGGCGTCCTTGGGGCCGGCGGGGTCGGCCTCGGCGGGGGCCACGGCGGGCTCGCCCGGCTGA
- a CDS encoding cation:proton antiporter family protein — MASWPAGVVGPPPVAPAASSEWGCAGMDTAVIYLAITFALGFGATAVRLPPLVGFLAAGFVLRALGVGVLPALPVLSDLGVMMLMFTIGLKLDVRTLLRKVAWGTALPHMVFSTLIGAGFLGLLALIGAPMLRGADARPLLLLGFSLSFSSTVFAAKLLEERSEDGSLYGRTALAILVLQDIVAVGFLAAREGWQPDPRILVLVLLWPATLLLRRLWDRVGHDELQVLFGIAVALVPGAWLFAWAGVSGDLGALVIGLLLAPSKRATGLAAALFSIKEVLLVGFFLTIGTLHPLTLPAVLMGLALLVLLPVQALLYVLLQRLFGLRNRTAVLSGFILGTFSEFGLIVASYVVGQGVLGEDWLTALSIAVAGSFIVASIANRRGTRLIAWLADALPTRATVRIIPEDRPVALGDVRAIVLGMGRIGASAYGHLSRGYGLSVVGVENDLDRAADLQRRGMNVIVADATDAEFWQRLHPGRTVAIVVLAMPEHGSNVYALHLLEGSGYDGTVAVVAHNDDDVREIRELGVEAVFHLYDGAGDSLADRAAVQAGVKRADGTD, encoded by the coding sequence GTGGCATCCTGGCCGGCCGGCGTCGTCGGCCCGCCGCCCGTGGCCCCGGCGGCCTCCTCGGAGTGGGGGTGCGCAGGGATGGACACGGCGGTCATCTACCTGGCGATCACCTTCGCACTGGGTTTCGGGGCGACGGCCGTGCGGCTGCCCCCACTGGTCGGCTTCCTCGCCGCCGGGTTCGTGCTCCGTGCGCTGGGGGTCGGTGTGCTGCCTGCGCTGCCGGTGCTCTCCGACCTGGGCGTGATGATGCTGATGTTCACCATCGGCCTCAAGCTCGACGTACGCACCCTGCTGCGGAAGGTGGCCTGGGGGACCGCGCTGCCGCACATGGTCTTCAGCACTCTGATCGGGGCGGGGTTCCTCGGACTGCTGGCCCTGATCGGGGCGCCGATGCTGCGCGGGGCCGACGCCCGGCCGCTGTTGCTGCTCGGCTTCTCCCTGTCGTTCTCCAGCACGGTGTTCGCGGCCAAGCTGCTCGAGGAGCGCTCCGAGGACGGCTCCCTGTACGGGCGTACGGCGCTCGCGATCCTGGTGTTGCAGGACATCGTGGCGGTCGGCTTCCTGGCGGCCCGGGAGGGGTGGCAGCCCGACCCGCGGATCCTCGTGCTGGTGCTGTTGTGGCCGGCGACCCTGCTGCTGCGCCGGCTGTGGGACCGGGTGGGCCACGACGAGCTCCAGGTGCTCTTCGGCATCGCCGTCGCGCTGGTGCCGGGAGCTTGGCTGTTCGCATGGGCCGGTGTCAGCGGTGACCTCGGTGCGCTGGTGATCGGCCTGCTGCTCGCCCCCTCGAAGCGGGCCACCGGGCTGGCCGCCGCCCTGTTCAGCATCAAGGAGGTGCTGCTGGTCGGCTTCTTCCTGACTATCGGCACCCTGCATCCGCTCACTCTGCCAGCGGTGCTGATGGGCCTGGCGCTGCTGGTGCTGCTCCCGGTCCAGGCATTGCTCTACGTCCTCCTGCAGCGGCTCTTCGGGCTGCGCAACCGCACCGCTGTGCTGTCGGGATTCATCCTCGGCACCTTCTCCGAGTTCGGGCTGATCGTCGCCTCGTACGTGGTCGGCCAGGGCGTGCTCGGCGAGGACTGGCTGACCGCTCTGTCGATCGCCGTCGCGGGCAGCTTCATCGTCGCCTCGATCGCGAACCGCCGCGGCACCCGGCTGATCGCCTGGCTCGCCGACGCGCTGCCGACCCGCGCCACGGTGCGGATCATTCCCGAGGACCGCCCGGTCGCCCTCGGCGACGTCCGGGCGATCGTGCTCGGCATGGGCCGGATCGGCGCATCGGCGTACGGCCATCTCTCCCGCGGGTACGGGCTGAGTGTGGTGGGGGTGGAGAACGACCTCGACCGGGCCGCCGACCTGCAGCGCCGGGGGATGAACGTCATCGTCGCCGATGCCACCGACGCGGAGTTCTGGCAACGCCTGCACCCCGGTCGGACCGTGGCGATCGTGGTGCTGGCGATGCCCGAGCACGGCTCGAACGTCTACGCGCTGCACCTGCTCGAGGGCAGCGGGTACGACGGCACCGTCGCCGTCGTCGCGCACAACGACGACGATGTCCGCGAGATCCGGGAGCTGGGGGTGGAGGCGGTGTTCCACCTGTACGACGGCGCGGGCGACAGCCTGGCCGACCGGGCCGCCGTCCAGGCCGGGGTCAAGCGGGCCGACGGGACGGACTGA
- the ald gene encoding alanine dehydrogenase encodes MLIAVPTEIKSEEYRVAVTPAGVRELLADGHQVVIQSGAGQASDISDEDYRRVGARLTDDVDALWHEAGLICKVKEPQPTEIARLREGQLLFAYLHLAPDEAQTRALMASGASCVAYETVTDDRGRRPLLAPMSAVAGRLSAQVGARLLEGIHGGRGLLMGGVPGVPAARVLVLGAGVVGSNAIRVALGMGADVTVLDVDLDILAHLDARFGAALTTRHSSRLAVEESLARADLVIGAALVPGARTPQLVSSEQLDLMPAGSAVVDVAIDQGGCFATSHPTTHHDPTYWAGHVLHYCVANMPSAVAATATRALANATQPYLVRLANGGVDGLLTDHALRTGLNVHRGMVTNTAVADAHGLPHVRADEALLDD; translated from the coding sequence ATGCTCATCGCGGTGCCGACCGAGATCAAGTCCGAGGAGTACCGGGTCGCCGTCACCCCTGCCGGTGTCCGGGAGTTGCTGGCCGACGGCCACCAGGTGGTCATCCAGTCCGGCGCCGGGCAGGCGTCCGACATCTCCGACGAGGACTACCGGCGGGTCGGCGCACGGCTGACCGATGACGTCGATGCGCTGTGGCACGAGGCGGGCCTGATCTGCAAGGTGAAGGAGCCCCAGCCGACCGAGATCGCCCGGCTGCGCGAAGGGCAGCTGCTCTTCGCCTACCTGCACCTGGCGCCGGACGAGGCGCAGACCCGTGCGCTGATGGCGTCCGGAGCCAGCTGTGTGGCGTACGAGACCGTCACCGACGACCGCGGGCGGCGGCCGCTGCTGGCGCCGATGTCGGCGGTCGCCGGACGGCTGTCGGCCCAGGTCGGGGCGCGGCTGCTGGAGGGGATCCACGGTGGTCGCGGCCTGCTGATGGGCGGTGTGCCGGGCGTGCCGGCCGCCCGGGTGCTGGTGCTCGGCGCGGGGGTGGTGGGCAGCAACGCCATCCGGGTGGCCCTGGGGATGGGGGCCGACGTGACCGTGCTGGACGTCGACCTGGACATCCTGGCCCACCTGGACGCCCGGTTCGGCGCGGCGTTGACCACTCGGCACTCCTCCCGGCTGGCGGTCGAGGAGTCACTGGCCAGGGCCGACCTGGTGATCGGGGCGGCGCTGGTGCCGGGGGCCCGTACGCCGCAGTTGGTCTCCTCCGAACAGCTCGACCTGATGCCGGCCGGATCGGCGGTGGTCGACGTGGCGATCGACCAGGGCGGATGCTTCGCGACGAGCCACCCCACCACCCACCACGACCCGACCTACTGGGCCGGTCACGTGCTGCACTACTGCGTCGCCAACATGCCCAGCGCGGTCGCGGCCACCGCCACCCGGGCGCTGGCCAACGCCACCCAGCCCTACCTGGTACGTCTGGCCAACGGGGGCGTCGACGGGCTGCTCACCGACCATGCGCTCCGCACCGGCCTCAACGTCCACCGCGGCATGGTCACCAACACCGCCGTCGCCGACGCACACGGGTTGCCCCACGTCCGCGCCGACGAGGCCCTGCTCGACGACTGA
- a CDS encoding TIGR00730 family Rossman fold protein translates to MSPLRRLAVFAAASDGTDPALRSAAYDVGAELARRGIGLVYGAGGAGLMGALSQGALDAGGEVIGVIPEAMIQREWGRHDLTQLRVVGTMHERKALMAELSDAFLAIPGGLGTLEEIVEVWSWSYLGVLDEPVGFLNLGGFWDPFLASVRGMAEAGFIRGAAVQRLVVAPDLDQALAGLEALAG, encoded by the coding sequence ATGAGCCCACTGCGCCGCCTCGCCGTCTTCGCCGCCGCCAGCGACGGCACCGACCCCGCGCTACGGAGCGCGGCGTACGACGTCGGGGCCGAGCTGGCCCGCCGCGGCATCGGGCTGGTCTACGGCGCCGGTGGGGCCGGTCTGATGGGCGCCCTGTCGCAGGGCGCGCTCGATGCGGGCGGTGAGGTGATCGGCGTCATCCCCGAGGCGATGATCCAGCGGGAGTGGGGCCGCCACGACCTCACCCAACTGCGCGTGGTCGGGACGATGCACGAGCGCAAGGCACTGATGGCCGAGCTCTCCGATGCATTCCTGGCGATCCCGGGCGGGCTGGGCACCCTGGAGGAGATCGTCGAGGTGTGGAGCTGGAGCTACCTCGGCGTGCTGGACGAGCCGGTCGGCTTCCTCAACCTCGGCGGCTTCTGGGACCCGTTCCTGGCCAGTGTCCGGGGGATGGCCGAGGCCGGCTTCATCCGCGGAGCGGCGGTGCAGCGGCTCGTGGTGGCCCCCGACCTGGACCAGGCGCTGGCCGGACTGGAGGCGCTGGCCGGCTGA
- a CDS encoding dicarboxylate/amino acid:cation symporter, with translation MSHTQLDPTPSDPTSTTPADRPGTTPAGPATRRFHLSFSTQVLIGLALGIILGLVALRMGPAGHAPDGSAVPNWLGATLKTIGTIFVTLLKAVVPPLIFLAIVSSISHLREVANAARLAVQTLIWFAITALIAVLIGIGLGTLTSPGARTTVAATAAKASSTQGTWLDFLNGLVPQNFLGLEVTTHGSTSTVGFNALQILVIAIVVGAAALRAGHKAEPFLALVNSALKIVQRVLWWIIRLAPIGTVGLLGNAVASYGWGAVGSLGVFVLDVIVGCLIVGLIVYPLILKSHGLRIAPFFRGVWPATQLGLVSRSSMGTMPVTREVTIRNLGVPSSYASFAVPLGSTTKMDGCAAIYPALASIFVANFFHVQLTLVDYLLIAVVAVLGSAATAGMTGATVMLTLTLSTLGLPLEGVGLLLAIDPIIDMVRTALNVTGQALVPVIVSKREGILDQAAYDAPKQELALATA, from the coding sequence GTGAGCCACACCCAACTCGACCCGACACCGTCCGACCCGACGTCGACCACACCCGCCGACCGGCCCGGCACCACCCCCGCCGGACCCGCCACGCGGCGCTTCCACCTCTCGTTCAGCACCCAGGTGCTGATCGGCCTCGCCCTGGGCATCATCCTGGGCCTGGTGGCCCTCCGGATGGGGCCCGCGGGCCACGCGCCCGACGGCAGCGCCGTCCCCAACTGGCTGGGCGCGACCCTGAAGACGATCGGCACGATCTTCGTCACCCTGCTGAAGGCCGTGGTCCCGCCGCTGATCTTCCTGGCGATCGTGTCCTCCATCTCCCACCTGCGGGAGGTCGCCAACGCCGCCCGACTCGCCGTCCAGACCTTGATCTGGTTCGCGATCACCGCGCTGATCGCCGTGCTGATCGGCATCGGCCTGGGCACCCTCACCTCCCCGGGCGCCCGCACCACCGTGGCGGCCACCGCGGCGAAGGCCTCCAGCACCCAGGGCACCTGGCTGGACTTCCTCAACGGCCTGGTGCCGCAGAACTTCCTCGGCCTCGAGGTCACCACCCACGGCAGCACCTCCACCGTCGGCTTCAACGCCCTGCAGATCCTCGTCATCGCCATCGTCGTCGGCGCCGCCGCACTGCGTGCCGGACACAAGGCCGAGCCGTTCCTCGCCCTGGTCAACTCCGCGTTGAAGATCGTCCAGCGGGTGCTCTGGTGGATCATCAGGCTCGCCCCGATCGGCACCGTCGGTCTGCTCGGCAACGCCGTCGCCTCGTACGGTTGGGGAGCGGTGGGATCGCTGGGCGTCTTCGTCCTCGACGTGATCGTCGGCTGCCTCATCGTCGGCCTCATCGTCTACCCGCTGATCCTGAAGAGCCACGGCCTGCGCATCGCCCCGTTCTTCCGCGGCGTGTGGCCGGCCACCCAGCTCGGCCTGGTGTCGCGCTCGTCGATGGGCACCATGCCAGTGACCCGCGAGGTGACCATCCGCAACCTCGGCGTCCCGTCCTCGTACGCCTCCTTCGCCGTGCCGCTCGGCTCGACGACCAAGATGGACGGCTGCGCCGCGATCTACCCGGCGCTGGCCTCGATCTTCGTGGCGAACTTCTTCCACGTGCAGCTCACCCTGGTCGACTACCTGCTGATCGCCGTGGTCGCCGTGCTCGGTTCGGCCGCCACCGCCGGGATGACCGGCGCGACGGTGATGCTGACCCTGACCCTGTCGACCCTGGGTCTGCCGCTGGAGGGCGTCGGTCTGCTGTTGGCGATCGACCCGATCATCGACATGGTCCGCACCGCGCTGAACGTGACCGGTCAGGCGCTGGTCCCGGTCATCGTGTCGAAGCGTGAGGGCATCCTCGACCAGGCGGCGTACGACGCCCCGAAGCAGGAGTTGGCGCTGGCCACCGCCTGA
- a CDS encoding LysE/ArgO family amino acid transporter, translating to MIGIGVWATGFVASFTLVAMIGAQNTMVMRQGIRRDHVGLVVLVCILSEIVLITSGTAGVGVLAAAHPLVMEVLAWVGAAYLLGYAVMSFRSAARPKAMVATGTGTTRTVLLAILAATYLNPQAYLDTMVLLGNLANRFGDPGRWIFTAGAVSASILWFVILGFGARALSGPLSRPTTWRWIDAGVGVMMLGLAGKLALAA from the coding sequence ATGATCGGGATCGGCGTCTGGGCGACCGGGTTCGTGGCGAGTTTCACGCTCGTCGCGATGATCGGTGCGCAGAACACGATGGTGATGCGGCAGGGGATCCGCCGTGACCACGTGGGTCTGGTCGTGCTCGTCTGCATCCTCAGCGAGATCGTGCTGATCACCTCGGGCACCGCCGGGGTCGGCGTGCTCGCCGCCGCGCACCCGCTGGTGATGGAGGTGCTCGCCTGGGTCGGGGCGGCCTATCTGCTCGGCTATGCGGTGATGTCGTTCCGCTCCGCCGCCCGACCGAAGGCGATGGTGGCCACCGGCACGGGGACGACACGTACGGTCCTGCTGGCGATCCTCGCCGCGACCTACCTCAACCCGCAGGCTTACCTGGACACCATGGTGCTGCTCGGCAACCTGGCCAACCGGTTCGGCGACCCGGGGCGGTGGATCTTCACCGCTGGCGCCGTGTCGGCCAGCATCCTGTGGTTCGTCATCCTCGGCTTCGGTGCCCGGGCGCTGTCCGGGCCGCTGAGCCGGCCGACGACCTGGCGGTGGATCGACGCCGGGGTAGGCGTGATGATGCTCGGCCTGGCCGGCAAGCTGGCGCTCGCGGCCTGA
- a CDS encoding NADP-dependent oxidoreductase → MAETMRAMTYDTYGGPEVLRLVDMPLPKVGPGEVLVRVKAAGVNPVDWKLMAGGLDGLMDIRFPVVPGWDVAGVVERVGIDVPEYAVGDEVIGYARKDYVHGGTMAEYVTVAVRHLARKPAGLSWPEAAGVPLAGLTAYQTLTRLGLQRGETVLIHNAAGGVGSAAVQIAHALSARVLASCSPASAERVRALGAEPVAYGDGLADAVRALVPGGVDVVADFIGGVLDATLAVLAEGGRHASIADAGVLAEGGQWIWVRPDADDLATLATMLEDGRLRVDVAETFPLERLADAFRLSMTGHVRGKIAITID, encoded by the coding sequence ATGGCTGAGACGATGCGCGCGATGACGTACGACACCTACGGCGGACCCGAGGTGCTGCGCCTGGTGGACATGCCGCTGCCCAAGGTCGGGCCCGGCGAGGTGCTGGTGCGGGTGAAGGCGGCCGGGGTCAACCCGGTGGATTGGAAGCTGATGGCGGGTGGCCTGGACGGCCTGATGGACATCCGGTTCCCGGTGGTGCCGGGCTGGGACGTCGCCGGCGTGGTCGAGCGGGTGGGCATCGACGTGCCCGAGTACGCCGTCGGGGACGAGGTCATCGGCTACGCCCGCAAGGACTACGTGCACGGCGGCACGATGGCGGAGTACGTCACGGTCGCCGTCCGCCACCTCGCCCGCAAGCCCGCCGGGCTGTCCTGGCCCGAGGCGGCGGGGGTACCGCTGGCCGGCCTCACCGCCTACCAGACACTGACCCGGCTGGGTCTGCAGCGCGGCGAGACGGTGCTGATCCACAACGCCGCCGGCGGCGTCGGGTCGGCCGCCGTCCAGATCGCCCATGCCCTGAGCGCCCGGGTGCTGGCCAGCTGCTCCCCGGCGAGCGCGGAGCGGGTGCGGGCGCTCGGCGCCGAGCCGGTGGCGTACGGGGACGGGCTGGCCGATGCGGTCCGCGCCCTGGTCCCGGGCGGGGTCGACGTGGTCGCGGACTTCATCGGCGGCGTGCTCGACGCGACCCTCGCGGTCCTCGCCGAAGGCGGGCGGCACGCCTCGATCGCGGACGCCGGGGTGCTGGCCGAGGGCGGCCAGTGGATCTGGGTGCGCCCGGACGCCGACGACCTCGCCACCCTGGCGACGATGCTGGAGGATGGCCGGCTGCGGGTGGACGTTGCCGAGACGTTCCCGCTGGAACGTCTGGCCGATGCCTTCCGGCTCAGCATGACCGGCCACGTCCGCGGCAAGATCGCCATCACGATCGACTGA
- a CDS encoding EamA family transporter gives MDRRARPTPAWAPTLVLGSILSVQFGGALAVTLIPLAGVMGSVLLRLTLAAVILAVAVRPSWRGHRARDWWVVLWFGLSLAAMNSAFYGAVARLPMGVAVTLEFLGPLTLAAATSRSVRDLLAVALALAGVLLISGALWTPWTQLDLVGIGLALLAGAGWAMYILASGHTARHFEGIDGVAWAMLIAAVLVTPWGLVDAGGRLLGGQVLGRGLGVALLSSVVPYSLENIALRWIAPNVFGVLMSLEPAVAAMAGLVVLGQRLVGTEWAGIALVIAASIVIRVAIPGRRALRSP, from the coding sequence ATGGATCGCCGAGCCCGCCCGACACCGGCGTGGGCCCCGACCCTCGTGCTCGGCTCGATCCTCTCGGTGCAGTTCGGCGGTGCTCTGGCCGTGACGCTGATCCCGCTGGCCGGCGTGATGGGGTCGGTGCTGCTCCGACTCACCCTGGCAGCGGTGATCCTGGCGGTCGCCGTACGTCCCTCCTGGCGCGGCCACCGGGCCCGCGACTGGTGGGTGGTCCTCTGGTTCGGGCTGAGTCTGGCCGCCATGAACTCGGCCTTCTACGGTGCGGTCGCCCGACTGCCGATGGGAGTCGCGGTGACGCTGGAGTTCCTCGGCCCGCTGACCCTGGCCGCGGCGACCTCGCGGAGCGTACGCGACCTGCTCGCGGTGGCGCTGGCGCTGGCCGGGGTGCTGCTGATCTCCGGAGCACTGTGGACCCCGTGGACGCAGCTGGACCTGGTCGGCATCGGCCTGGCGTTGCTGGCGGGGGCCGGCTGGGCGATGTACATCCTCGCGTCGGGGCACACGGCCCGGCACTTCGAGGGGATCGACGGGGTGGCCTGGGCGATGCTGATCGCCGCGGTGCTGGTGACCCCCTGGGGGCTGGTCGATGCCGGCGGCCGACTGCTCGGCGGGCAGGTGCTGGGCCGAGGCCTGGGTGTCGCGCTGCTCTCCTCGGTGGTCCCGTACTCGTTGGAGAACATCGCCCTGCGCTGGATCGCACCGAACGTCTTCGGCGTCCTGATGTCGTTGGAGCCTGCCGTCGCCGCGATGGCCGGGCTGGTGGTGCTGGGCCAGCGACTGGTCGGGACCGAATGGGCCGGCATCGCGCTGGTCATTGCGGCGAGCATCGTGATCCGGGTGGCCATCCCCGGACGCCGGGCGTTGCGCAGCCCATGA
- a CDS encoding dihydrofolate reductase family protein has translation MRTVFYTASTLNGFLAGPDDDLQWLFDVEGEEGPDPLEFIATARAGVCGSTTYEWVLHHEEMLEHPERWAPTMGTNPLFVFTHRDLPVPAGVDVRFLSGPVADHLSTLAEVVGDGILWVVGGGDLAGQFLDAGALDELQVSIAPATLAGGKPLLPRDVGPQRLHLVSAQRYGQFAHLTYAVRPGRV, from the coding sequence ATGCGTACGGTCTTCTACACCGCGAGCACGCTCAACGGTTTCCTCGCCGGCCCCGACGACGACCTGCAGTGGCTGTTCGACGTCGAGGGCGAGGAGGGACCCGATCCGCTGGAGTTCATCGCCACCGCCCGGGCCGGTGTCTGCGGCTCCACGACGTACGAGTGGGTGCTGCACCACGAGGAGATGCTGGAGCACCCCGAGCGCTGGGCACCCACGATGGGCACCAACCCCCTGTTCGTCTTCACCCACCGCGACCTGCCGGTGCCGGCCGGCGTCGACGTACGGTTCCTCTCCGGCCCGGTCGCCGACCACCTGTCGACACTGGCGGAGGTGGTCGGCGACGGCATCCTGTGGGTGGTCGGCGGCGGCGACCTGGCCGGGCAGTTCCTGGACGCTGGCGCGCTGGACGAGCTCCAGGTGTCGATCGCACCGGCAACGCTGGCCGGCGGGAAACCACTGCTCCCCCGCGACGTCGGCCCACAGCGCCTGCACCTGGTGTCGGCACAGCGCTACGGCCAGTTCGCCCACCTGACGTACGCGGTGCGGCCCGGCCGGGTGTGA
- a CDS encoding cytochrome C oxidase subunit I yields the protein MNDSPTPATATVTLYRVAAVLTFAAVALGSLVCATDSSAACPNWPGCYVGQLMPRVALNPIIEFVHRVVAVSTGPALLAAALVGLRRRRDLTVAVLPWVALAGAIAAGVFGMLAIRVGLTTAQGATDLGASLIAMIAMTTAAVALARTPRTTYRTVTGTSAWAAVGTLWLVHVTGVFAAGKGSLTRCVSCPVWRVVPIDGPVWLQGARMVLAVVAIAFVVVAVVTGVRTPRLRATAVVAAALLVIELGVGLVILARGTNPALSSVYALTMVCLLWTTTLLAGRATFVPAPQDGGGHRFVEEAAAAA from the coding sequence GTGAACGACAGCCCCACCCCCGCGACCGCCACCGTCACGCTCTATCGCGTGGCGGCCGTCCTCACCTTCGCCGCCGTGGCGTTGGGCTCGCTGGTCTGCGCGACCGACTCCAGCGCGGCCTGCCCGAACTGGCCCGGCTGCTACGTGGGTCAGCTGATGCCGCGGGTGGCCCTGAACCCGATCATCGAGTTCGTCCATCGGGTGGTCGCCGTCAGCACCGGACCGGCCCTGTTGGCCGCCGCCCTGGTCGGGCTGCGCCGGCGTCGCGACCTCACCGTCGCGGTGCTGCCGTGGGTGGCTCTGGCCGGCGCGATCGCCGCGGGAGTCTTCGGCATGCTGGCGATCCGGGTGGGGCTGACCACCGCACAGGGCGCCACCGACCTGGGCGCCTCGCTGATCGCGATGATCGCGATGACCACGGCGGCGGTCGCGCTGGCCCGGACGCCGCGTACGACCTACCGCACAGTGACCGGGACGTCCGCCTGGGCGGCCGTCGGCACCCTGTGGCTGGTGCACGTGACGGGGGTCTTCGCGGCCGGCAAGGGCTCGCTGACCCGCTGCGTGAGCTGCCCGGTGTGGAGAGTCGTCCCGATCGACGGCCCGGTCTGGCTGCAGGGGGCCCGGATGGTGCTGGCGGTCGTCGCCATCGCGTTCGTCGTCGTGGCGGTGGTCACCGGGGTGCGGACGCCGCGGCTGCGGGCGACCGCCGTCGTCGCGGCCGCCCTGCTGGTGATCGAACTGGGCGTCGGCCTGGTGATCCTCGCCCGCGGCACGAACCCCGCGCTGTCCTCGGTCTACGCGCTGACGATGGTGTGCCTGCTGTGGACCACGACGCTGCTCGCCGGCCGGGCGACCTTCGTCCCGGCACCGCAGGACGGCGGAGGACACCGATTCGTCGAGGAGGCGGCGGCCGCCGCCTGA